CACCGTCGACGACCAGGGCAATGTGTACGTCGCCGACTGGAACAACAACCGTATCCGCATCATCGACCCGCAAGGAATGATCCGCACCATCGCAGGAACCGGCCAGCAGGATTACAACGGCGACTCGGAACTGGCGCGCGAAACCAACCTGCACCTGCCCTTCGGCGTGGAAATGGAAAAGGACGGGAAATTGCTGGTCGTCGACCGATCGAATTATCGCATTCGACGCATCGACCCCAAGACCGGAAAAGTTGAAACCGTCGCCGGAACCGGCGTCAAACTCTTCGGCGGCGACGGCGGCCCCGCCGCTGGCGGGCGTTTGAATTTTCCTCACGGCATGGCCGTCGACGATAAAGACAATCTCATCTTTTCTGACAAGGGTCATTTCCGAATCCGGCAGATCAGCTCGGAAGGCATCATCAGCACCATCGCCGGCAATGGCATTCGCGGTAATGTCGGCGATGGCATCCCTGCTCTGGACGCCAATCTGTACGGCGTGTCCTCGCTGGTCATCAATCCTCAAAAAGAGATCGTATTTTTGAGTCCCAGCGGATTTGTCAGCATCATCCGCAAAATCGACGCCAAGGGCATCATTCATATGATGATCGACACCGGAGAGGAAGCCTATTTAAAATCCATCCAGGATTATGAATACAAGGGACGCTCCGCTGGCAGCAAGATCGAATCGATCACCCAGTTTTCCGATCTCGCTTACGACAGCAAGGGCAATCTTTACATCCCGGATCGCATCAATCATCAGATCAGAAAAATGGATCCTTCGGGCGCCATCACCACCGTCGCGGGAACCGGCTCTTCAGATTATAACGGCGACGGCGGACCCGCTACCGAAGCGGATTTTCGCGACCCACTGGCGCTCACACTGGACAAGGACGATAACATTTATATCGCCGACGCCGCCAACAACCGTATCCGCAAAATCGACACCAAAGGCATCATCAGCACCATTGCCGGAACGGGAGATCACGAGGACCACGGCGACGGCGGACCCGCGTTGAAAGCTGGCATCCGATCCATGGATGATTTGCTTTTCAGCCCCTCCGGCGAGCTTTACATCGTAGAAACCAACACCCACCGGATAAGAAAAATCAATAAAGACGGAACCATTGCAACCGTCGCCGGAACCGGCTACGGCGGATTCCATGGCGATGGCGGACCCGCCACCAAGGCCATGCTCAAAAGCCCGGCCGCAATTGCCTTTGACTCCAAAGGCAATTTCTATATTTCGGATATGGGCAACAATCGAATCCGTAAAGTAGACGCGAAGGGCATCATCACAACCTACGCCGGAACCGGCGTGGTCGGGTGGGGCCAGGAAGGCGAAAGCGTGGAAATTTATGTGCAGAATTTTCCATAAACCGCCCCCTTTCTTTCAAAAACAAATTCAAATAACTATAGAACGCGGAGATTCAATAATGAGCACATTCAAATCATTTTTCGTTGCGGTTCTTGGAGCCGGACTGTTTCTGACCGGCGCCTCGGTCGCCAACGCCGCAGATACCAATACTCTCGCTGATGTACTGAAAAAAGTAGACGCTATCGTCTGTAAAAAACCGGAAAATCTTTCGCAGTTTTACGCATCCGAACACGTGATTCTTCAGGATCACAAACGCGCCCTGCTCAAACACCGGATCGAAGATTATCGCCAAATGATATCCGAAATGCGCGACGTTAAATGTGAAATTCAGCGAACCGTGTTCACCGGTCATGTCGATGACCGTGTGGGCTACCTCGTTGTCGATGAAACCAGCAACGTCACCTCTGCAAGCACCGACACCGAAGACCGACAACACAGCATTTGCAATTACGCTTTCGTCAAGGAAGGCGGTTCATGGAAGGTCTCTCTGGAACACTGTTCCAGCATGCCGGACTACACCATCCGCCCTGGCGAAGACGCGCATTATTATTATCACAACCCCATTTACTGAACAGTAACGGGCTTTGATTTAAACTAACGCCCCAATGAGCCAGCCGCACTCACCGCTCAGACAAGGCGTTGTACAAGAGGGAAACGGCCTTCGTTTCACTCTGTTCAGCAAAAATGCAACGCGGGTGGAATTGTGTCTTTTTGATTCCCCTCACGCGACTCAGGAAGCCCGGCGCATCGAACTACAGCGAACGATGGAGGGTCTCTGGACCCTCCATCTTCCTGCAATCGCACCGGGATGTATTTACGCCTACCGCGTGCATGGCCCCTACGATCCTCCCCAGGGCCATCGCTTCAATCCCAATAAAATCCTTCTGGACCCCTACGCGCGAAAAATCATTCGTCTGCCCAGTGAACGGGACACCTTGCGCGGCGAACAACGCGACAATCCGGCTCCTTTTGCGATGGACGAAACCGATTCCGCCCACTGCGCTCCACTCGGCGTCTTCGAAGAAAACGGCTTCGACTGGCAGGATGACGCGCCGCCGCGAATTCCCTGGGAATCCACGCTGATCTACGAAGCGCATGTCAAAGGAATCACCCAATTGCGCATGGACATCCCCGAAGAACAACGCGGGCGTTACCTCGGCCTCGCATCGCCGCCGATCATCGATCACCTGAAAAGTCTGGGCGTCACCGCCGTCGAATTGCTTCCCATCTTCCAGTCCCTGTCTGAAGAACGCTTGATCCAAGACCAGCTAACCAACTACTGGGGTTACAACACCCTCGGTTTTTTTGTTCCAGAATCCAGCTATGCCAGCGTGGGAGGCGACCCGGTTCAGGAATTTAAAAGCATGACGCTCGCCCTGCACCGCGCAGGCATCGAGGTGATTCTCGACGTCGTTTACAACCACACCGCAGAAGGCAATGAAGTCGGCCCAACCCTTTCCTTTCGCGGCGTCGACAATCGATCCTATTACCTGCTCCATCCGCAAGCCCCAAACCTCTACGAAAATTATTCCGGTTGCGGCAACACTCTCAAAGCGAACAGCCCTCAAGTGCGAACGTTCATTTTGGACAATCTGCGCTACTGGGTCGAAGAAATGCATGTGGACGGATTTCGTTTCGACCTGGCCACCACGCTGGCGCGAAACCACGCCCAGGTCGAGTTCCAAGGCAGTTTGCTGGAGGAAATCCAAAACGATCCCATTCTTTCCCAGGTCAAACTGATAGCTGAACCCTGGGACCTTGGCCCCGACGGCTACCAACTGGGACGCTACCCAAAAGGATGGAGTCAATGGAACGACCGCTATCGGGATCACGTCCGTCAATTCTGGCGCGGCGATAAAAATAAAATCGCAGAGTTCGCAACGCATATCTCAGGAAGCGCTCCTCTCTTTCAGCGCGCCCGCACGGGACCTCGCGCAGGAATCAATTTCGTCGCCGCTCACGACGGCTTCAGCCTCGCCGACCTGACCGCTTATTCGCATAAAAGAAACGAAGCCAACGGCGAAAACAACGCCGATGGAAACGATCACAATTTCAGTTGGAATTGCGGCGTCGAAGGACCGACGGACGACGCAAACATCCTCGATCTGCGCTCCCGGCAACAACGCAATCTGCTCGCCACGCTTCTACTCTCCAAAGGGATTCCCATGATCCAATGCGGAGACGAATGGGGGCACAGCCAACAGGGAAACAACAACGCCTATTGTCAGGACAATGAAATCAACTGGCGCCGATGGGACTGGACGCCGGAACAACAACGGCAGGTCGACTGGGTGAGACGTCTTTCAAAAATAAGACGAGCCATCAATGCGATCACGGTCAACCGCTTTTACCTGCCTCCGCATGAGATCAACCCGGACGGCGAACCCGAAGCCGCCTGGTTCTCTTCTTTCGGCGAGCGTATGACGGGAGCGGACTGGAACAACCCTTCCATCAAATCAATGGGGGTACTAATCAATCCGTCCCCTTTGGTAAAAGGTTCCTCAGATACAAAAATAACACTGTTGGTGAACGCTGGGATTCACCCGGCGCTTTTCACCACGCCTCGAAACGTTGAAAATTTCCCTTCGCAATGGCGGGAAATCGCCAACTCCTTCATGCCCGATCGGGATCCCAGACAAGTCGCCTTTCCAATTCGGCTCGAAGCGCACTCACTCATCGTTCTGGAAACTTGATCCCAGCTTCCACGGACACGCTCGCTCCGGCGGCGTTGCCGGGAAAAACATTACAAGAGCGCAGTATTTCTTATATAATGCCCTAAACATTCGCATTGAACACAAGCCTTATAGAAACCATGCCTTCGCCCCAATCCGAATTCAGCGTTGAAGTGGATCGCGTCCTGCAAGACCTGGTCCCCACCTTCATGGACAACCGAAGGAAAGACATTGCGCAGCTGGAAACATCGCTCAGGCAGAACGACTTCGATACGATTCGCGACATCGGACACAAGATGTGCGGCTCCGGCGGGAGTTACGGTTTTGAGGCCATCAGCGTCATCGGTAAAACTTTGGAAACATCCGCATCCCGGAACGATGCGGCGGCTGTCGAACAGGCCGTCCGCTCCCTTTCCGACTATGTTGAACGGGTGCGTATCAGCTATGTATGACCTTGTCTTTACACATCACCGAAACAAAAATAATTGATCGGCTCTCCACTCTGGACGCTCCGCAGTGAATAAAATCCGCCTCACATTTTTGACCGCTTTCGCACTGATATTTTATTTCGTATCGCAAGCGCCTGCGCTCGACCGGGGATGGATTCACTGGCAACAGCTCTACAATCAGGAACGCGCCAACGCGGCTGAGAACATATCCGGACAGGAACGCTGGCGCTCGATACCTCTTGAGATCAAGGAAATCGAAGTCAGCGCCACGCTCCCCGATTATCCCTACACGCGGGTGTCTCAGTTTCGCGGCTTTGAACGCGAACGATGCGTCACCTGTCATGTCGGCGTCCAGGGCGCCGGGGCGTCTCACCCGCCTTCCTTCGGCTGTACCGTCTGCCACGGAGGAGACGGAAACGCCGTCGATGAAACGACCGCGCACACCAGCCTGATTTATGATCCCGACCTCGGTCTCGGACGCGGCAACCCCTCCAGCATGAAGGTTGCGGCCCTCAGTTGCGGGCAATCCGGTTGTCACGCCGGGCACAGCGACCCCGACCGCAACCATATCAAACGCATGCAAAAATCCATGATGGGAACGCTGGCGGGGATGATCTCCGGCCTGCGCTTCCAATGGGGCGGTCAAACCGAAAAACACGCGCTTTACGGAATCGAAGCGATTGCCGACGACGATGGCGACGTCCCGCTAGAATCGGGAGCGCAAAACAAACTGGACACCCTGCCCTATTTTTCCGAACGCGACTACAAACGCGCCTGGGATAAGGGAAGTCTGCAAGGAGAGCCGGGCATCTCCCGACATATCGGCGACAACCTGCTACGCAATAAATGCTTTCAATGCCACCTCGACAGCGTCGGCCCCGGCCCAACGGATTTCCGCTCGCAGGGATGCGCCGCCTGTCATGTGCCCTACGCGTCCGACGGCCTCTATCGCGGCGACGATCCCACGCAATCCAAAACGCAACCAGGAAAACCCCGCGCCCACGTCATCGAAGCCGTGCCCAACAGTCGCGTCTGCGTGCAATGCCATCGCGCTTATACTTACGAAGAACCGGCGGTCAAAACCAACGACAACGCGCCTAACTTGCAGGAAGCCAGCCTGCCGAAAACCGCACGCTTCAAGGTCAATGCGAGCGCGCCCGCAGGCATGGGGAGCGGCAAGGCAGACATCCATTTCGAAAAGGGATTCGAGTGTATTGACTGCCATACGCAGTTTGATATCATGGGCGATGGCAATATCTATTCAAAACAACATCAGGCGGTGGAAGTCCGTTGCGAAACCTGTCACGGCTCCGAGCAAGCGGCCCCAGCCGTCGCTTCAATCACCGACCCCAACGACCGCGCCGTGCGTCTGAGCCGCCATTACAAAGGCGGCCCCAATCAACCGGGGGACGCCATGGCGCTGACCGCTCGCGACCGCAAAATGACCAACGTGAAATCCATCGACGGCAAGATCGTGACTTTTGGAAAGCGAAGCGGGCGACGCATGATCGCGCCGCAGACGCGAAACGCGAGAGCCGCGCATTCCATCCCCGGTCACATCGGCAAACTGGAATGTTCCGCCTGTCATGCGCAATGGACGCCGCGATGCGATGGCTGTCACAACGCGATGGATCAGTCCCGACCCGTACCGGCCGATCATAAGGCCGCAAAATTTTTCTGGGGTTCCGTTGAATCGCAACTGTCGCTCGAAACGCCGCAACTGATCGTCGGCCCGAGAGGCAAGGCCGCGCCCATGTCGCCGCAACCGGAACGCGCCCTGACCCTGCTCGACGAAAAGGGAGCGCCCATTCCCGTCATCAGCGGCTTGGGGAATACCATCGGACGTTACCTCGACTGGCGTTTTTCCAATGCGGAAGGTTATTCCGGCGCGAATCGCGTCTACCGCACGGAACCGCACTCCACGCGCCGCCAGGTGAGAGCCTGCGCGGACTGCCATCTTTCATCGCGCACTCTGGGTCTGGGCGAAGGGGATATCGAACTGGGTTCGCACCCCTCCGGCAGAAATGATCTGATCGCGCCTCTGGATCGCTCCGACCGGATCGCAAAACGCTCCAACTATGGCCCCGACGCCAAAGCGACGGCGCGCGGCGAACGCCTGTCCGGCTCGCATCAGGAATCCCGGCCTTTCAATCAACGGGAAATCACGACCCTGCTCCGGGTGGGCAATTGCATCGCCTGCCACGACACTTATGGCGATCCGATTTATCAAAACATGAGCAAAAGCTACGCCTTCGCAGAATCTATTAAACATCAACAAATGCGCAATAAAATTTTAAATTCCGCAGACTCGCAACCATGAGCTTTTTCAAATCCATCGCCTTATTACTATTCGGACTCGCGCTGGCGGGAGCAGGATTTGAAGGGATCGATCCGGCTCTGAGCGGAGCCTTCCAGAAACCGGTCTGGGACTGGTCGCAAAATGAATACCGCGCGCCGGACGGCGTCGATCCAGACCGCGACAACTCGCTTCAGAGCCCGCAATGGAATCCACAGGCGCAGGAAGGCCCGACTTTCAGCGAAAAGGAAATCATCACGCCAACAGAACCGCTTGAAAAACGCATGGCGCAACCGCTGTCCGATCTGCTCGACCTGCCTTATCTGTCCGCCGACGATCTGCCCGATCCGTTTCCGTTTCTTCGCGGCCCCGGCGGGGCCTACAAGAGCGTCATGAAACCCGGCGTCACCCTCGGCGGCGTTCGATTCGATTCCTACGGACAAACCGACAAGTTCATTGAGAATTTTTACCGTCAATCCGGCTTTCCTATCGACAAGGTTTTTAAAGACGTCGCCTACAACGACCAAAGCTCGCGTTGTCTACACTGCCATCAAGGCATCGAGGAAATAGATCATAATCACCGCTTTCGTTGCACCCAGTGCCACAACGGACAATCGAGAAAAAAATCGCTGCCCGACGCGCATAAAAATCTGGTGAAAAATCCATCCGCGCCGGAGCATGTTGAAAAATTCTGCGGCAAATGTCACGCAAAGCAAATCGAGCAGATGAACGCATCGACGAAAAACACCTTGGCCGGCATTAACGACTCGGTGCATTTCGCCTGGGGAACGCCGCCGACGCCGGCGGTCAAAACAACCCTTCCGGCCGACCCGGCGAAAGCGGGCGAAACAACCCCGCAAGCTCCCCTTGCCAAAGCGCCGCATTATCAGACGGGAGAAAACCCGGCGGCGGAACAATTCCTCAAAAACCAGTGTCGGCAATGTCATATAGGATCGGAAGCTCCCAAACGCGCCGGGGACTATCGCGCCACAGGATGCGCCGCCTGTCACATGATCTACACCAACGACGGCGTCTCCCTCAGCCACGACAAGGCGATTCAATACACGCAAAGAGAAGACATTCAGAACCGTTCGAAACGATTTCTGAAAAAATACCAGCAAGACAACCCGGACAAGCGCGGCTACCCGGTCATGCATAAATTCACCAGCGTCATCCCCAGTGTGCAATGCGAGCATTGCCACCATAACAACGGCGTCGGTTCCGAGTACGAAGGTTTGTTCGCATTGAAACCGCTTGCAGGACAGGAAGCCGATCCCGCCGACAGGGAACAACCCGCGCTTCATGGCGTCGAACATCAATTCCTCCTCCCGGACATCCACCGCGAGAAGGGCATGCATTGCATCGACTGTCATGCAGGAAAAGAACTCAAACCCGAACCGGGACAGGAGAAACGCGCCGGAGTCCAGTGCCAGGACTGCCACGGCGGACTGGGCAAACGCCCCGAATCGTTTCTACTGACCTCGTCGGACGCGCGCTCCAAGGAAATTTTACAGTCGACGGCTAAAATTCCGGCGCTGGCCCGATCCGTCAAGGAAGGCGATTCGATTCTCGTCACCGCGTCGGGCATCGCCCTGCCGCATATTCAAAAAATAAAAAATGATTGGATATTGGTTTCGAAGGTGACTGGCAAGAAACACCGCATCCCGCAGTTGCCCGGCGAACGCGAGCCGGTCGCCCACCGCATCGCGAAACACATGAATACAATGGAATGCCACACCTGCCATGCCCGCTGGTCCGCCAGCGAATGGGGCATGCTGGTGAAAAAACCCGCAACCGCTACGACGCCCAATGACGCCGCTTCCTGGAGCCAGTCTTTCGTTGACCTGTCCTGGGACACGCTCATTCTGGGCAAGAATCAACGCGGCAGATATTCGCTAATGAAACCGCAGTTTCAATATTTCTTTCCCGACCCGTTGCGACCTCAAAGCGCGGCGGTTCCGGCGACCACGCACCGGGGAACGCCCGGCATGCTGGTCAAAGCTTACGCGCCGCACACCACGCGGAAAATCGCGCGGCGCTGCGAAAGCTGTCACCAGAACCAAATGGCTGTGGGATTGGGAAGCCCCTTCATGGAAACCGTCGACTCCAAAGACCTGGCGCAAACCCGGAGCGGAGAAACGTCGACAAGCATTCCGCTGAAACAAATGACGCTTCCCAATGGAAGCCCACTGCAAACCGTTTACCCCGCAGACGGTTCGCGATTCCTGAACAAACAGGAACAGGAAGCGCTTCTGAAAACCAGCGACGCTTATCGGGCCTATCGATTTTTAAATTTAAAGGAAATGCAATTTCCTCGTCTGCTGAGGCGCAATGATTTCCCTTACGATGCGCGACGCAAGGCCCTGACAGATAAATTCGAGCCGGTCGATCTCGACGAAGAACTGCTGGCGGCTCCGGAACTCGAAGATGAAGAGCGGGACGAACCCCTCCCGACTCTGCCCACGCCTCTTGAGGATGACGGGGAGCGACCGCAAACGAACAATAATCTCTCCCAGCCTTTCTGGGAAAACGACCAACCTGTTCTTCCTTGAGCCATGACGATGAATCGAGTCGCCCTGATTGCCGGACTTTTTTTTATGAGCGTTTCTCTCCCAATCGAAGCGGCGGAGATCCCCGCTCTCTTCAAAGAGAAGAACTGCGCGCATTGTCACCGTCTCTCCGCCGACGATGCGCCCGCACAAAGCGCGCCCGACCTGTTTTATGCAGGCGACAAGTTCCAGAAAAAATGGATTCGCTCTTTCCTGATCCAGCCGGAAACGATCCGCAAGGCGGGTTACAGCGGGGCCGATGATTTCATGCGGGCCGAGATTCAGCCGCACCCGACTCTGACGGAAACCGAAGCGACAAGCGCCGCAGAGTTTCTGATGTCGCTGAAAATCCCGCTCGACCCGATCCCCGTGACGGAATGGGAGCCGCTGTCGCGCGTCCAGATGGTTCGCTTCAAAATTTTATTTGAAAGGGACTACGGGTGCATCTCCTGCCACGAAGGGGTCAACCTTGCAGGCAAACCGCGCGGCGGCATTTCCGGCCCTACAATGGTGGATACGGGAAACCGACTGCAAGCGGACTGGGTCTTTCGCTGGTTGCAAAACCCAGAGACCTTTCGCGCCAAAGGACGCATGCCAAAATTTGATCTGGATGTGGAAACCGCCGAAGCCCTGACGCGGTATCTCATGACCTTGAAAAAGGAGAATCTCAAATGAAACACTCACTCAAGCTAATAGCAAAGTTTGTCGCTCTGACCCTTGCGCTCGCGCTGTTTGGCTGTGGCGAGGATTCCCAAAAGAATGAAGACCCATCGACTCCCAAACCGATGGCCCAGGCGCCGAAACCCCAGCCAGCCCCGCAAGCGGCGCGCGTCGTTCCGGTTTCACAGGAGACCAAAGACGCCTACCGCTGGTATTGCTCGCAATGTCACGGCCTGACCGGCCACGGCGACGGCGTCAACGCGCTTCACCTCGCGGTTCCGCCGCGCAACCACACCAAGCCGGAGTATCTGGAAACCCGCACCGATCGGCAGTTGTTCGAAGCCATCAAGCTCGGCGGCCTTGCCGTTGGCAGGGCGCCCTGCATGCCCGCATGGGGCCACACCCTGAATGACGACGCCATTTCCTCGCTCGTTCGTTACATCCGCGAATTGTGTCAATGCGAAGCGGCCTGAGCCAAAGTCTGCTATAATCCCCCAAAAGTCAGACGCCGTCCCGCAATTTCAGCGCGGGCGAACGCGTCGCATTCGATACGTTTGAAACCCATCTACTGGCTCCCTAATGAAAATTCTGTCCGCTGAGTTTGAGACCACCGCGGTCAAGCCCAATCAATATCCCAAAGAATATTTCCCGGAAATCGCTTTCGTCGGTCGCTCGAACGTCGGCAAATCATCGCTCATCAATTCCCTGTTGAACCGCAAGAAACTGGTCAAAACCAGCGCGACTCCGGGGAAAACCCAGACGATCAATTTTTTCCGCATCAACGACAGCCTGTTCTTCGCCGACCTTCCCGGCTACGGATTTGCGAAAGTCCCGGAAGCCGTGAAAAAAACCTGGGGCAAAATGATCGAGGAATATCTCCTCAAGCGCGAAACGCTTCGCGCCATCGTTTTCATCGTCGATATTCGGAGGAAACCGGGGGAGTTGGATTTCAATCTCAAACACTGGCTCGACGCCAACGGGATCGATTATATTCTCGCCATCACGAAAGCCGACAAGATATCGCAGACCAAAAGAACGAAATTGATTCGTCCCATTGAGCAACAACTGGGGAACGAGGAGAGAGCCATCCCCTATTCCAGCAAAACCAGTCTGGGCCGAAAAGAATTATGGGCGAGGATCATTGAAAAAACGGAAGGCAAAAAAGAAATCCCCCAACCGCCGGAAGAGGCGATTGAGGGACTTTCATAAAAACGGAGAAAACTAGCCCCACATGGCTTCGGGAATTTCCAGTCGTTCGACTTTTTCGCCCTTGCCAATGTGCTGATCGAGAATTTCGTCAACATCATCGGGAGTCACTTTGCTGTACCAAACGCCGTCGGGATATACCACCAGCACCGGTCCCATCGAACAGGGCCCCATACATGAAGAAGCGGTGAGAAATACTTTCCCAAACAAGCCGCGTTGCTCGATACCCATATCGATTTTGTTCATGATCTCCCGGCTACCGCTCTGACCGCAAGAGCCTTTGGGATGTCCCGGAGGTCGTTCGTTGGTGCATATGAAAATATGATAACTTGGTTTTGGCATGTTTCTCCTCTTAAACGTTGAATGTTAAAAATTAAAATTTCAGTTTAGATGCAAACTGACACGCTAGGTTTTTTCTATTTTTGAACTCGAAACCACACATGCTGACGCCGCCGAACCACCCTTTGACAGACTGCCTTCCCTATCTGGAGCGCTCGCTTGCCGAATTGCTGGGACGACCGGTGACCAATCTCGGCGTCGATGCCTTGACCGGCGACGCGTCTACCCGGAATTATTACCGAATCCGCTTCCAATGGGAAGGCGAAACCGTCTGGCGCTCTCAAATTGTCATGCAACTGCCCGAATCCATTCCGAACGGTTCGAATGATTTTATCCAAGTCTTGTCGTTTTTGCAAAACCTGTCCATCCGAGTTCCCCAACTGAAGGCCGTGGACGCCACCGCAGGCATTTTAATACTGGAAGATTGCGGCGACGAAACGCTGGAAGAAGGCTTGCGCAAACGGCCTGACGAAAAACGCCGCTTCTACCTGCAAGCCATTGACGCATTGGTTCAAATGCAAGTCCGGGCGGCTCAGGGCGAAGCCTCTTGCCCCGCATTCGACAGAAGATTTGACCTTGAAAAATTAATGTGGGAATTTGAGTTCATGATACGGCATTATATCGAAGGCTATTTGCAAACGCCGCTCGAAGCCGAAGAAAAGAACCGCCTTCTGGAAGCCTTCCGGCCGCTTTGCCAAAGACTCGACGAACAACCGACCCGCTTCACGCATCGCGATTATCATGCCCGGAATCTGATGATTTTTAACGACGAACTGGTGATGATTGATTTTCAGGACGCGCGCATGGGGCCTTGCCAGTACGATTTGGTTTCACTGCTCAAGGATTCCTACGTCGTGCTCGACGAATCCTTCCGTATGGATATGATCGAACAATTCATCGTGAAAAAGGAAGTCGCAGAAGGCGCGCCCGTCGACCGAACGCTCTTTCATGAAATTTTTGACTGGATGTCTGTGCAACGCAACCTGAAAGCCGTCGGCAGTTTCGCCTACCTGCGCCAGGTCGCAGGAACCGAGCGTTATCTGCAATACATCGAACCCACGTTGAATTATGTTCGCGAGGTTTTCAATCGACGCCCGGCGCTCGACACCTTGAGGCGACATCTGGAAACCCGCATTCCCCTGCTTCGGGACTGATCGACGCGACGCTTATCATGACGCTACTCAAACGCTACGTATTATTCAAATTCATCCGGGTCTATCTCGTCACCGCCATCGGTCTGATCGGCGTCTTTCTGGTGATCGATCTGTTTGAGCGCGTCGATGAATTTTTCTCGCGCGACGCGCCGCTCATTCACCTGGTCTCCTATTATTTTTATCGCATCCCGCACATCACTTTTTACATGGCCCCGCAAGCGGTCATGCTGGCGACCGTCATCACCCTGGCGACCCTGGCGCGCGACAACGAAATCACCGCCATGCGCGCCTGCGGCATCGGCATCACCGGCATCACGCTTCCCATCGTCGGAGCCGCCGCCGTCATCGCCCTGCTCATCCTCGCCGGCAACGAATACGTGCGCCCCGCCGCCAGCAAGAAGATGAATTACATCTATTATGTTGAAGTGCGGAAGAATAGATACTTCGGTCAGATCACGACCGAAGATATCTGGATAAAAACCAAATACGGCTCAATCTGGAACGTCAACCACTACGATCCGAATGAAAAGAAGATGTCCGACGTGCGGATTTTTATCGTCGACGATCATTACTCCGTCACCAAAAGAATCGACGCCGACAACGCCG
This window of the Candidatus Nitrohelix vancouverensis genome carries:
- a CDS encoding (2Fe-2S) ferredoxin domain-containing protein; translation: MPKPSYHIFICTNERPPGHPKGSCGQSGSREIMNKIDMGIEQRGLFGKVFLTASSCMGPCSMGPVLVVYPDGVWYSKVTPDDVDEILDQHIGKGEKVERLEIPEAMWG
- a CDS encoding Hpt domain-containing protein; this encodes MPSPQSEFSVEVDRVLQDLVPTFMDNRRKDIAQLETSLRQNDFDTIRDIGHKMCGSGGSYGFEAISVIGKTLETSASRNDAAAVEQAVRSLSDYVERVRISYV
- the glgX gene encoding glycogen debranching protein GlgX, giving the protein MSQPHSPLRQGVVQEGNGLRFTLFSKNATRVELCLFDSPHATQEARRIELQRTMEGLWTLHLPAIAPGCIYAYRVHGPYDPPQGHRFNPNKILLDPYARKIIRLPSERDTLRGEQRDNPAPFAMDETDSAHCAPLGVFEENGFDWQDDAPPRIPWESTLIYEAHVKGITQLRMDIPEEQRGRYLGLASPPIIDHLKSLGVTAVELLPIFQSLSEERLIQDQLTNYWGYNTLGFFVPESSYASVGGDPVQEFKSMTLALHRAGIEVILDVVYNHTAEGNEVGPTLSFRGVDNRSYYLLHPQAPNLYENYSGCGNTLKANSPQVRTFILDNLRYWVEEMHVDGFRFDLATTLARNHAQVEFQGSLLEEIQNDPILSQVKLIAEPWDLGPDGYQLGRYPKGWSQWNDRYRDHVRQFWRGDKNKIAEFATHISGSAPLFQRARTGPRAGINFVAAHDGFSLADLTAYSHKRNEANGENNADGNDHNFSWNCGVEGPTDDANILDLRSRQQRNLLATLLLSKGIPMIQCGDEWGHSQQGNNNAYCQDNEINWRRWDWTPEQQRQVDWVRRLSKIRRAINAITVNRFYLPPHEINPDGEPEAAWFSSFGERMTGADWNNPSIKSMGVLINPSPLVKGSSDTKITLLVNAGIHPALFTTPRNVENFPSQWREIANSFMPDRDPRQVAFPIRLEAHSLIVLET
- a CDS encoding cytochrome c3 family protein encodes the protein MSFFKSIALLLFGLALAGAGFEGIDPALSGAFQKPVWDWSQNEYRAPDGVDPDRDNSLQSPQWNPQAQEGPTFSEKEIITPTEPLEKRMAQPLSDLLDLPYLSADDLPDPFPFLRGPGGAYKSVMKPGVTLGGVRFDSYGQTDKFIENFYRQSGFPIDKVFKDVAYNDQSSRCLHCHQGIEEIDHNHRFRCTQCHNGQSRKKSLPDAHKNLVKNPSAPEHVEKFCGKCHAKQIEQMNASTKNTLAGINDSVHFAWGTPPTPAVKTTLPADPAKAGETTPQAPLAKAPHYQTGENPAAEQFLKNQCRQCHIGSEAPKRAGDYRATGCAACHMIYTNDGVSLSHDKAIQYTQREDIQNRSKRFLKKYQQDNPDKRGYPVMHKFTSVIPSVQCEHCHHNNGVGSEYEGLFALKPLAGQEADPADREQPALHGVEHQFLLPDIHREKGMHCIDCHAGKELKPEPGQEKRAGVQCQDCHGGLGKRPESFLLTSSDARSKEILQSTAKIPALARSVKEGDSILVTASGIALPHIQKIKNDWILVSKVTGKKHRIPQLPGEREPVAHRIAKHMNTMECHTCHARWSASEWGMLVKKPATATTPNDAASWSQSFVDLSWDTLILGKNQRGRYSLMKPQFQYFFPDPLRPQSAAVPATTHRGTPGMLVKAYAPHTTRKIARRCESCHQNQMAVGLGSPFMETVDSKDLAQTRSGETSTSIPLKQMTLPNGSPLQTVYPADGSRFLNKQEQEALLKTSDAYRAYRFLNLKEMQFPRLLRRNDFPYDARRKALTDKFEPVDLDEELLAAPELEDEERDEPLPTLPTPLEDDGERPQTNNNLSQPFWENDQPVLP
- a CDS encoding cytochrome c, with the protein product MKHSLKLIAKFVALTLALALFGCGEDSQKNEDPSTPKPMAQAPKPQPAPQAARVVPVSQETKDAYRWYCSQCHGLTGHGDGVNALHLAVPPRNHTKPEYLETRTDRQLFEAIKLGGLAVGRAPCMPAWGHTLNDDAISSLVRYIRELCQCEAA
- a CDS encoding cytochrome c, encoding MTMNRVALIAGLFFMSVSLPIEAAEIPALFKEKNCAHCHRLSADDAPAQSAPDLFYAGDKFQKKWIRSFLIQPETIRKAGYSGADDFMRAEIQPHPTLTETEATSAAEFLMSLKIPLDPIPVTEWEPLSRVQMVRFKILFERDYGCISCHEGVNLAGKPRGGISGPTMVDTGNRLQADWVFRWLQNPETFRAKGRMPKFDLDVETAEALTRYLMTLKKENLK
- a CDS encoding YihA family ribosome biogenesis GTP-binding protein, with the translated sequence MKILSAEFETTAVKPNQYPKEYFPEIAFVGRSNVGKSSLINSLLNRKKLVKTSATPGKTQTINFFRINDSLFFADLPGYGFAKVPEAVKKTWGKMIEEYLLKRETLRAIVFIVDIRRKPGELDFNLKHWLDANGIDYILAITKADKISQTKRTKLIRPIEQQLGNEERAIPYSSKTSLGRKELWARIIEKTEGKKEIPQPPEEAIEGLS